The following coding sequences are from one Rhineura floridana isolate rRhiFlo1 chromosome 2, rRhiFlo1.hap2, whole genome shotgun sequence window:
- the TMEM37 gene encoding voltage-dependent calcium channel gamma-like subunit, with amino-acid sequence MTAIAVQAQWLLAHRRPTRSFFETFIRSLIILCVAIAIVLSSIAVCDGHWLFAKGKLFGLWHFCTVGNNSALKCATNLTLANIRGINVGMTFARSLASFAVVIAIFGLELLMVSQVCEDVNSRRKWSMGSILILLSFLLSSAGVLSFLILLRDYITFMGFTLTYWCEFIAAFLFFLNGISGLHLNNITFPWNRMRKN; translated from the exons ATGACCGCCATAGCGGTGCAG GCCCAGTGGCTACTTGCTCACAGAAGACCAACAAGATCATTTTTTGAGACGTTTATCAGAAGCCTAATTATCCTCTGCGTTGCAATAGCAATAGTGCTGTCCTCCATTGCAGTGTGTGATGGCCACTGGCTTTTTGCCAAAGGAAAGCTCTTTGGATTGTGGCACTTCTGCACAGTTGGAAACAATAGCGCCCTGAAATGTGCCACTAACCTCACTTTGGCCAACATCAGAGGGATAAATGTAGGCATGACTTTTGCAAGAAGCTTGGCATCTTTTGCTGTTGTCATAGCAATCTTTGGCCTGGAACTTCTCATGGTGTCCCAAGTCTGCGAAGACGTCAACTCCAGGAGAAAGTGGTCGATGGGATCAATCCTAATTCTTCTCTCATTTCTGCTCTCATCTGCTGGAGTTTTGAGCTTCTTAATCCTTCTGAGGGACTACATCACTTTCATGGGGTTCACATTAACCTATTGGTGTGAATTTATTGCtgccttccttttcttccttAACGGAATCAGTGGACTTCACCTTAACAATATAACGTTTCCATGGAACAGAATGAGAAAAAATTAA